A stretch of Lathyrus oleraceus cultivar Zhongwan6 chromosome 6, CAAS_Psat_ZW6_1.0, whole genome shotgun sequence DNA encodes these proteins:
- the LOC127090973 gene encoding serine carboxypeptidase 1: protein MFSILSQKALLWALILLVRHFAISCKANQQSEYLHKLIQSKRSQQKDVSSREEAYYLSDFSDEYVSHEHDVEQQLRLKEADKVKALPGQPKGVNFDQYAGYISVDAKENRKLFYYFVESPLNSSTKPLVLWLNGGPGCSSFGYGAMQELGPFRVNSDAKTLSLDKHPWNKVANVLFLESPAGVGFSYSDNTSDYTVGDKKASIDSYIFLRNWLQRFPEYKTRDFFITGESYAGHYIPQLADLIHSKNKKSKNHKRINLKGIAVGNGWIDDNLCLKGMYDYYWTHALNSDETHEGMEKHCHFKSFNESNECFGYQNKANDEVGTIDNYNIYAPVCNSSATETSYSENNFDPCSDDYTIAYLNQPEVQEALHVKAIKWSPCSNMLNWTDSPASILPTINRLRLSGISLWIYSGDTDGRVPITSTRYSINSLNLPIHTAWRPWYNDKEVGGYLIGYEGLTLITVRGAGHMVPSYQPQRTLTLISSFLQGKLPP from the exons ATGTTTTCAATTTTGTCACAAAAAGCACTTTTGTGGGCTTTGATATTGTTAGTGCGTCACTTTGCAATCTCATGCAAAGCCAACCAACAAAGTGAATACCTCCACAAGCTTATTCAATCAAAGAGGTCTCAACAAAAGGATGTTTCTTCACGTGAAGAAGCTTATTATTTAAGTGATTTTAGTGATGAATATGTTTCACATGAACATGATGTTGAACAACAATTAAGGTTGAAGGAAGCTGATAAAGTGAAGGCTTTGCCTGGTCAACCAAAAGGAGTGAATTTTGATCAATATGCAGGCTATATAAGTGTGGATGCAAAAGAAAATAGAAAACTTTTCTACTACTTTGTGGAATCACCTTTGAATTCTTCCACAAAACCTCTTGTTCTATGGCTCAATGGAG GACCAGGATGTTCTTCATTTGGATATGGAGCCATGCAAGAATTAGGACCTTTTAGAGTTAACAGTGATGCAAAGACACTTTCCCTTGATAAACATCCATGGAACAAAG TGGCAAATGTACTCTTCTTAGAGTCTCCGGCTGGAGTTGGATTTTCTTACTCAGATAATACATCAGATTATACCGTTGGTGACAAAAAAGCATCCATAGATTCATACATTTTTCTTCGAAATTGGCTCCAGAGATTTCCAGAGTATAAAACGCGCGATTTCTTCATAACCGGTGAAAGTTATGCTGGCCATTATATTCCTCAGCTAGCTGATCTAATTCATTCAAAAAATAAGAAAAGTAAAAATCACAAAAGGATCAATCTGAAGGGAATCGCG GTTGGGAACGGTTGGATAGATGACAATTTGTGTTTGAAGGGAATGTATGATTATTATTGGACGCATGCTCTAAACTCGGATGAAACTCATGAAGGAATGGAAAAACATTGTCACTTTAAGAGCTTTAACGAATCAAATGAATGCTTTGGATATCAAAATAAAGCGAATGATGAGGTTGGAACTATTGACAATTACAACATATATGCTCCAGTTTGTAATTCATCTGCAACAGAAACTAGTTACTCT GAAAATAATTTTGATCCTTGTTCCGATGATTATACCATTGCTTACTTAAATCAACCTGAAGTTCAAGAGGCTCTTCATGTTAAAGCCATTAAATGGTCTCCTTGCAG TAATATGCTAAATTGGACGGATAGTCCGGCGAGTATTCTACCAACTATAAATAGGTTAAGATTGAGTGGAATAAGCCTGTGGATATACAG TGGTGATACAGATGGTCGTGTTCCCATAACCTCAACAAGGTATTCAATAAATTCTTTAAACCTACCAATACATACAGCATGGCGTCCATGGTACAATGACAAAGAG GTTGGAGGATATTTGATTGGTTACGAAGGACTTACACTTATCACAGTTAGAGGAGCTGGACACATGGTTCCAAGTTACCAACCACAAAGGACACTCACTCTCATCTCATCTTTCCTTCAAGGAAAACTTCCTCCATAA
- the LOC127090974 gene encoding polyadenylate-binding protein RBP47C, giving the protein MQPSNGSDSTTTQAETNKPPRQPTPQAVAVPQQWVPMQYPTAMVMPHHMMPPQHYAPPPYVPYHHHQYQQQPLHVPHQHQNHHQQHGSNGENKTLWIGDLLNWMDENYLHRCFASTGEITSIKVIRNKHSGISEGYGFVEFFSHATAEKVLQNYAGILMPNADQSFRLNWATFSTGDKGSDNVTDLSIFVGDLAADVTDIVLHETFASSYPSVKAAKVVYDANTGRSKGYGFVRFGDESERSQAMTEMNGVYCSTRPMRIGAATPRKSSGYQQGGQSNGTSSQSETDSTNTTIFVGGLDPNVTDEDLRQTFSEYGEITSVKIPVGKGCGFVQFANRNNAEEALQKLNGTMIGKQTVRLSWGRNPANKQFRFDFGSWPGPYFPSPIYDGYGYMPSPHHDPSTYPLAYGGYPIYGGHQQQVS; this is encoded by the exons ATGCAACCATCCAACGGTTCTGATTCGACCACTACGCAGGCGGAGACAAACAAACCACCACGTCAACCGACGCCTCAGGCGGTGGCGGTACCGCAACAATGGGTTCCGATGCAGTATCCGACGGCGATGGTAATGCCACATCACATGATGCCGCCTCAGCATTACGCTCCGCCGCCTTATGTGCCGTATCATCACCATCAGTATCAGCAGCAACCGTTGCACGTGCCGCATCAGCATCAGAATCATCACCAGCAGCATGGATCCAACGGCGAGAATAAGACTCTCTGGATTGGAGATTTGCTTAACTGGATGGATGAGAATTATCTTCATCGCTGTTTTGCTTCCACCGGCGAG ATTACCTCCATCAAAGTTATTCGCAATAAGCATAGTGGTATTTCAGAGGGATATGGGTTTgtggaatttttctcacatgcCACAGCTGAGAAAGTTTTACAGAATTATGCTGGAATATTGATGCCAAATGCAGATCAATCTTTCCGTCTGAACTGGGCTACATTTAGCACTGGGGACAAGGGTTCAGATAATGTTACTGATCTTTCTATTTTTGTAGGAGATTTAGCTGCTGATGTTACAGATATCGTGTTGCATGAAACTTTTGCTAGTTCATATCCTTCTGTTAAAGCTGCAAAAGTTGTTTATGATGCCAATACTGGCCGTTCAAAGGGCTACGGATTCGTCCGGTTTGGAGATGAAAGCGAGAGATCTCAGGCTATGACTGAAATGAATGGTGTTTACTGTTCTACCAGGCCCATGCGTATTGGTGCTGCAACTCCAAGGAAATCATCTGGCTATCAACAAG GAGGCCAGTCAAATGGCACATCGAGCCAATCTGAGACAGATTCTACCAACACAACT ATATTTGTTGGAGGACTCGACCCTAATGTTACAGATGAAGATCTTAGGCAGACATTCTCCGAGTATGGTGAGATAACCTCTGTTAAGATACCTGTTGGAAAGGGCTGTGGTTTTGTTCAATTTGCAAACAG AAATAATGCTGAAGAGGCTTTGCAGAAGCTTAATGGGACAATGATTGGCAAGCAAACAGTCCGTCTCTCTTGGGGCCGCAATCCTGCAAATAAACAG TTTAGGTTTGACTTCGGAAGCTGGCCCGGGCCATATTTTCCATCCCCTATTTATGATGGATACGGATATATGCCTTCTCCTCATCATGATCCAAGCACGTATCCTCTCGCTTATGGGGGTTACCCTATTTATGGAGGTCACCAACAACAAGTAAGCTGA